In Acidimicrobiales bacterium, the following proteins share a genomic window:
- a CDS encoding MazG family protein, with protein sequence MTTARVVVVGLGPGGPDLVTAGTLDAIGREPVRFLRTRRHPSAEVVPGAATFDAVYDEAAVLDAVYLEIVERLVDAATVHGSVLYAVPGSPVVAERSVELLVADPRVEVEILPALSFLDLAWARLGLDPVAAGVRVVDGHRFAVEAAGERGPLLVAQCDSPTVLSEVKLALDAGLDPSLGPDAEVVVLRRLGLPDETVQSVRWTEIDRVDADHLTSVLVPELAAPIAREVTRFVELVAALRAGCPWDREQTHESLRRHLLEEAYEVLDAIDHLDVETGTGFEHLEEELGDLLFQVLFHSQLAAEEGRFTLADVAGTVHDKLRSRHPHVFGDVEVSGPDEVVRNWEELKKAEKGRDSVFDGIPESLPALALATKVAKKSATLRDAGVDVPVSPDLDDALDGVDHGADEDAFGALLWAVVERARAVGVDPENALRTTTARRRSAAATAEAATAD encoded by the coding sequence GTGACGACGGCCAGGGTCGTCGTCGTGGGCCTCGGACCGGGCGGCCCCGACCTCGTCACGGCGGGCACCCTCGACGCCATCGGTCGTGAGCCCGTTCGGTTCCTGCGGACCCGCCGCCATCCCTCGGCCGAGGTCGTGCCCGGGGCCGCCACGTTCGACGCCGTCTACGACGAGGCCGCGGTGCTCGACGCGGTGTACCTGGAGATCGTCGAGCGGCTCGTCGACGCGGCGACGGTCCACGGTTCGGTCCTCTACGCCGTGCCCGGCTCACCGGTCGTCGCGGAGCGCAGCGTCGAGCTCCTCGTCGCCGACCCGAGGGTCGAGGTCGAGATCCTCCCCGCCCTCTCGTTCCTCGACCTCGCGTGGGCCCGCCTCGGCCTGGATCCGGTGGCCGCGGGCGTTCGGGTCGTCGACGGGCACCGCTTCGCCGTCGAGGCGGCGGGGGAGCGGGGCCCCCTCCTGGTCGCGCAGTGCGACTCGCCGACCGTGCTCTCCGAGGTGAAGCTGGCCCTCGACGCCGGTCTCGACCCGTCACTCGGCCCCGACGCCGAGGTCGTCGTCCTCCGGCGCCTCGGGCTGCCCGATGAGACGGTGCAGTCCGTCCGGTGGACCGAGATCGACCGGGTCGACGCCGACCACCTCACGTCGGTGCTCGTCCCGGAGCTCGCGGCTCCGATCGCCCGCGAGGTCACGAGGTTCGTCGAGCTCGTGGCGGCCCTGCGGGCGGGGTGCCCCTGGGACCGCGAGCAGACCCACGAGTCACTGCGCCGCCACCTGCTCGAAGAGGCCTACGAGGTGCTCGACGCCATCGACCACCTCGACGTGGAGACCGGCACCGGCTTCGAGCACCTGGAAGAGGAGCTCGGTGACCTCCTCTTCCAGGTGCTCTTCCACAGCCAGCTCGCCGCCGAGGAGGGCCGCTTCACGCTCGCCGACGTCGCCGGCACGGTGCACGACAAGCTGCGGTCGCGCCACCCCCACGTGTTCGGCGACGTCGAGGTGAGCGGGCCCGACGAGGTCGTGCGGAACTGGGAGGAGCTGAAGAAGGCCGAGAAGGGACGCGACAGCGTGTTCGACGGGATCCCCGAGTCGCTCCCCGCGCTGGCGCTCGCCACGAAGGTGGCCAAGAAGTCGGCGACGCTGCGCGACGCCGGTGTCGACGTCCCCGTGTCGCCCGACCTCGACGACGCCCTGGACGGCGTCGACCACGGGGCCGACGAGGACGCCTTCGGCGCTCTGTTGTGGGCTGTGGTGGAGCGGGCCCGGGCGGTCGGCGT